The following are encoded together in the Pedobacter sp. D749 genome:
- a CDS encoding DUF72 domain-containing protein produces the protein MQFGKVDDPSIIDYTLPADAPETAAILAANKAKQSFQAYVGCAKWNKADLKGFYPKGTKDELTYYSTQFNSIELNATFYGMPTREQVITWTQKTPVDFKFFPKLTNTISHFKRLINVKEPVEQYCDAISNFEDKLGMAFLQLHDNFKPKDFERLKIMINEFPKVIPLGVEVRNTEWFTNPAIANEFAKLFEDNGITNIIVDTSGRRDMLHMRLTTPTAFVRFVGANDDKIDKKRLDDWIERIVVWKEQGLQNLYFFVHQNVELSSPLFSAYFIDKLNKAVGTDLKIPVMANQASPSLF, from the coding sequence ATGCAATTCGGTAAAGTAGACGATCCTTCGATTATAGATTATACCCTTCCTGCTGATGCTCCTGAAACAGCAGCAATTTTAGCAGCAAATAAAGCTAAACAATCTTTCCAGGCTTACGTGGGTTGCGCTAAATGGAATAAGGCCGATTTAAAAGGTTTTTATCCAAAAGGGACCAAGGATGAATTAACTTATTATTCTACCCAGTTTAATTCGATTGAATTGAATGCCACTTTTTACGGCATGCCTACCCGCGAGCAGGTAATTACGTGGACGCAAAAGACACCTGTAGATTTTAAATTCTTTCCTAAACTAACCAATACCATCAGTCACTTTAAAAGGTTGATCAATGTTAAGGAACCCGTAGAGCAGTATTGTGATGCCATCAGTAATTTCGAAGATAAGCTGGGAATGGCTTTTCTCCAATTGCACGATAACTTTAAACCGAAAGATTTTGAGAGGTTAAAAATCATGATCAACGAATTTCCAAAGGTAATTCCACTGGGTGTTGAAGTGAGAAATACGGAATGGTTTACCAATCCCGCCATTGCGAATGAATTTGCAAAACTTTTCGAAGATAATGGTATAACCAACATCATTGTCGACACTTCGGGCAGAAGAGACATGTTACACATGCGTTTAACTACGCCAACTGCTTTTGTACGTTTTGTAGGAGCCAATGATGATAAAATTGATAAAAAACGTTTAGATGATTGGATCGAAAGAATTGTGGTATGGAAAGAGCAAGGTTTACAAAACCTTTATTTCTTTGTACACCAAAATGTGGAACTTTCGTCTCCACTATTTTCAGCCTATTTTATCGACAAACTGAATAAAGCGGTAGGCACTGATTTAAAGATCCCGGTAATGGCGAATCAGGCTTCGCCAAGCTTGTTTTAA
- a CDS encoding DUF1579 domain-containing protein, with the protein MAKSKFEQSLADGAHQKLQSLIGAWSGITKTWFEKDVLADESPTEAKITSILGNRFISLDYQGSLEGKAFEGKMIVGFDIPYQRFTTSWVDSFHMGTQIMLSSGVATTNGFSVFGEYGSPEYGEQLWGWRTTLEIINENEIVLTAYNVSPEGEEAKATETVYKRN; encoded by the coding sequence ATGGCGAAAAGTAAATTTGAGCAATCTTTAGCTGATGGTGCTCACCAAAAGCTTCAAAGTTTAATTGGTGCCTGGAGTGGGATAACCAAAACCTGGTTTGAAAAAGATGTGCTGGCAGATGAATCTCCAACTGAAGCAAAAATTACTTCTATTTTGGGTAACCGTTTTATTTCTCTTGATTACCAGGGAAGTTTGGAAGGAAAAGCTTTTGAAGGCAAAATGATTGTCGGTTTCGATATTCCTTACCAAAGATTTACAACAAGCTGGGTTGATAGTTTTCACATGGGCACGCAGATTATGCTTTCGAGCGGTGTGGCTACAACAAACGGTTTTTCTGTTTTTGGCGAATACGGCAGTCCGGAATATGGTGAACAGCTTTGGGGCTGGCGAACCACGCTTGAAATAATTAACGAAAATGAAATCGTATTAACGGCTTATAACGTTTCGCCAGAAGGCGAAGAAGCGAAAGCTACTGAAACGGTTTATAAGAGAAATTAA
- a CDS encoding 3'-5' exonuclease, with the protein MLKALDLNQVMVIDIETVPQYPSFQDVPPHFQELWEQKTHYQRSSEQSPEEFYEKAGIMAEFGKIICISLGIFSIQGKSCSLRIKSIFGHDEKEMLHQFSALLSKQMPTLMFCAHNGKEFDFPYICRRLLVNGIEIPVQLQLSGKKPWEINHIDTMELWKFGDYKHFTSLNLLAAILDIPTPKDDINGAQVRQVYYEEKNLDRIVTYCQKDVITTAQVLLKFKGMDIIPAENITIVT; encoded by the coding sequence ATGCTAAAGGCTTTAGATCTCAATCAGGTAATGGTTATCGATATAGAAACTGTTCCACAATATCCATCTTTTCAGGATGTACCACCCCATTTCCAGGAACTTTGGGAGCAGAAAACTCATTATCAGCGAAGTTCTGAACAAAGTCCGGAAGAATTTTATGAAAAAGCCGGCATCATGGCCGAATTCGGTAAAATTATCTGTATCAGTCTGGGTATTTTCAGTATTCAAGGCAAATCCTGTTCATTACGCATCAAATCCATTTTTGGCCATGATGAAAAAGAAATGCTGCACCAGTTTTCTGCTTTATTAAGCAAACAAATGCCCACTTTGATGTTCTGTGCGCACAATGGAAAGGAGTTTGATTTCCCCTATATCTGCCGCAGATTACTAGTTAATGGCATAGAAATTCCTGTTCAGTTACAGCTTTCAGGTAAAAAACCCTGGGAGATTAACCACATCGATACGATGGAGCTTTGGAAATTTGGCGATTACAAGCATTTTACTTCCTTAAACCTTTTGGCCGCTATTTTAGATATCCCAACACCTAAGGATGATATCAACGGTGCGCAGGTTAGACAAGTTTATTATGAAGAAAAAAATCTTGATAGAATTGTTACCTATTGCCAGAAAGATGTAATTACTACCGCCCAGGTATTGTTAAAATTTAAAGGTATGGATATAATTCCGGCAGAAAACATTACCATTGTAACCTAA
- a CDS encoding ABC transporter ATP-binding protein — MLNVEHLNIDFYNQDEKTWFKAVKQISFNVKKGTVLGIVGESGSGKSVTSFSIMRLHDEGAAKITGEIDFEEISLLNLSSNEIRQIRGNQISMIFQEPMTSLNPVFTCGYQVAEAIMLHREVDKAEARKHTIELFNEVQLPRPEKIFDSYPHQISGGQKQRVMIAMALSCDPKLLIADEPTTALDVTVQKTILQLLLKLKQERNMAMIFISHDLGVVNEIADEVAVMYKGEIVEQGPAKSIFENPQHPYTKGLLACRPSPGLQLKKLPVVADFLTGKIDDASAHLQASNQLTTTEIAARREKLYAQKPLLQIKDLCTWYPINNGLFGKTTDYVKAVDQLNFEVFPGETLGLVGESGCGKTTLGRTILRLIQPTSGEIIFNGEDITHISRNDLRKLRKDIQIIFQDPYASLNPKLSIGQSILEPLQVHKLYGNDKERKQKVLELLDKVGLKEEHFNRYPHEFSGGQRQRVVIARALALQPKFIICDESVSALDVSVQAQVLNLIKDLQREFGLTYIFISHDLAVVKHISDRILVMNKGKIEEEGFPEQIFYAPKAAYTKKLIEAIPGHQ, encoded by the coding sequence ATGTTAAACGTTGAGCATTTAAATATCGATTTTTATAACCAGGATGAAAAAACCTGGTTTAAAGCCGTAAAACAGATCAGTTTTAATGTAAAAAAAGGAACTGTTTTAGGTATTGTTGGCGAGTCAGGCTCTGGAAAATCAGTTACCTCTTTCTCCATTATGCGTTTGCATGATGAAGGTGCGGCAAAAATTACCGGAGAAATAGATTTTGAAGAGATTAGCCTGCTCAATCTCAGCTCGAACGAAATCCGCCAGATCAGGGGAAACCAGATCTCGATGATTTTTCAGGAACCAATGACATCGCTTAACCCCGTTTTTACCTGCGGATACCAGGTAGCAGAAGCCATCATGTTACATCGAGAGGTAGATAAAGCAGAAGCGAGAAAACATACCATTGAACTGTTCAACGAGGTACAGCTACCCCGCCCAGAGAAAATATTTGATAGCTACCCACACCAGATATCAGGCGGACAAAAGCAAAGGGTAATGATTGCTATGGCTTTAAGTTGCGATCCAAAATTATTGATAGCCGATGAGCCCACTACAGCATTAGATGTAACCGTTCAGAAAACGATTTTACAGCTCCTGTTAAAACTCAAACAGGAACGGAATATGGCGATGATCTTCATTTCGCACGATTTAGGCGTGGTAAACGAAATTGCCGATGAAGTTGCTGTAATGTACAAAGGCGAAATTGTAGAGCAAGGCCCGGCAAAATCTATTTTTGAAAATCCGCAACATCCATATACCAAAGGTTTGCTTGCCTGTCGCCCCTCACCTGGCCTACAATTAAAAAAATTGCCTGTGGTGGCCGATTTCCTTACCGGAAAAATTGATGATGCTTCGGCACATTTACAGGCTTCAAACCAACTAACAACAACTGAAATAGCCGCAAGGAGGGAGAAACTTTACGCCCAGAAACCTTTGCTTCAGATTAAAGACCTGTGTACGTGGTATCCTATCAACAACGGTCTTTTTGGCAAAACGACTGATTATGTTAAAGCCGTTGACCAGTTGAATTTTGAGGTTTTTCCTGGCGAAACCTTAGGTTTGGTTGGTGAATCAGGTTGTGGTAAAACCACACTGGGCCGCACCATTTTAAGATTAATCCAGCCAACATCCGGCGAAATCATATTTAATGGCGAAGACATTACACACATTTCAAGAAATGACCTGCGCAAATTAAGGAAAGATATTCAGATCATTTTCCAGGATCCTTATGCTTCATTAAATCCAAAATTAAGCATCGGTCAATCGATTTTAGAGCCGTTACAAGTGCATAAATTGTATGGTAACGATAAAGAGCGTAAGCAAAAAGTATTGGAATTGCTTGATAAAGTAGGCTTAAAAGAAGAACATTTTAACCGATATCCGCATGAATTTAGCGGCGGACAAAGGCAGCGTGTAGTGATTGCCAGGGCTTTGGCTTTGCAACCTAAATTTATCATTTGCGATGAATCGGTATCTGCTTTAGATGTCTCCGTTCAGGCGCAGGTTTTAAACCTCATCAAAGATCTTCAACGCGAATTTGGACTCACTTATATCTTCATTTCTCATGATCTAGCTGTTGTAAAACATATTTCAGACCGTATTTTAGTGATGAATAAAGGAAAAATAGAAGAAGAAGGTTTTCCAGAGCAGATATTTTATGCGCCAAAAGCAGCTTATACCAAAAAACTGATCGAGGCTATACCAGGACATCAATAA
- a CDS encoding exo-alpha-sialidase — MFRSLSIVFILIFLSLNVSAQKVEIIQSTTIFEKAPFEACHASTLVDLGKGKIMAAWFGGKHEGSKDVAIWSSIKTGTQWSQPIQIANGIINDTSQFACWNPVLFKTKNGTLFLHYKVGANPRTWWAEYKTSVNNGKTWSKAHKLPKDFLGPIKNKPFQLPNGTILYPSSTESLDEKTWAIHIEKSDADGKNWKKININCDTFGVIQPSILTYPNGRLQLLCRSRQNVIVESWSDDNGETWSKLKATQLPNPNSGSDAVTLKDGRQLLVYNPLTAGKNWWEGRSVLKLALSTDGENWEDIYTLENHDKGEYSYPAIIQDKKGNIHLSYTAERKKITYVEISVVHNP; from the coding sequence ATGTTTAGATCTCTTTCAATTGTTTTTATACTGATTTTTCTTTCTTTAAACGTTTCTGCGCAAAAAGTGGAAATTATTCAGTCGACTACTATTTTTGAAAAGGCTCCATTTGAGGCTTGTCACGCCTCTACCCTGGTTGATTTAGGCAAAGGAAAAATAATGGCAGCCTGGTTTGGCGGTAAACATGAAGGCAGTAAAGACGTTGCAATCTGGTCGTCAATAAAAACCGGAACACAATGGAGTCAACCAATCCAAATCGCAAATGGGATAATAAACGATACGAGCCAGTTTGCCTGTTGGAATCCTGTTCTTTTCAAAACAAAAAATGGCACCTTATTTTTACATTATAAGGTCGGTGCAAATCCCAGAACCTGGTGGGCAGAATATAAAACATCTGTTAACAACGGGAAAACATGGTCTAAAGCACATAAATTGCCAAAAGATTTTTTAGGACCAATTAAAAACAAACCTTTCCAATTACCTAATGGAACAATTCTTTATCCCTCAAGTACAGAAAGTTTAGATGAAAAAACATGGGCAATCCATATTGAAAAATCGGACGCTGATGGTAAAAACTGGAAAAAGATTAATATTAATTGCGATACTTTTGGTGTAATCCAGCCCTCTATTCTCACCTATCCTAATGGGAGACTCCAGTTATTGTGCAGAAGCAGGCAGAATGTGATTGTAGAAAGCTGGTCGGATGATAATGGCGAAACCTGGTCAAAACTTAAGGCTACTCAATTGCCTAATCCAAATTCGGGTAGCGATGCCGTAACGCTAAAAGATGGCCGGCAATTACTGGTTTACAATCCGTTAACAGCAGGCAAAAACTGGTGGGAAGGCAGATCGGTATTAAAACTGGCCCTATCAACTGATGGTGAAAACTGGGAAGACATTTATACCTTAGAAAACCACGATAAAGGCGAGTATAGTTACCCGGCCATTATTCAGGATAAAAAAGGGAACATACATTTAAGCTACACTGCCGAAAGAAAGAAAATTACTTATGTGGAGATCAGCGTAGTCCATAATCCATAG
- the rnr gene encoding ribonuclease R, which translates to MAKKKSASIKLVLNQLVSDVFEKNNNQLLNYKQVSAKLNLNDQESRETILEILKEGKSAGIFLEPEKGKFKLKELQNFIIGTVDMTADGSAYIIPEDEFEKDVFVAPRKLKNALHGDTVKAYVFAKKSGRKNDGEVVEILKRAKSDFTGVIKISDRFAFVIADDKKMMHDIFVPLADTHEAKNGQRVLVTLSDWPESAKNPIGIVKHVLGNQGENNTEMNAILAQYGFPLEFPPQVEREANAIPEEIPAAEIAKRKDFRKVLTFTIDPADAKDFDDAISYQKLPNGNHEIGVHIADVSHYVIQGTDLDKEAYSRATSVYLVDRVIPMLPERLSNGVCSLRPHEDKLCFAAVFELDEQANIQSEWYGRTVIHSDRRFSYEEAQEVIENKEGDYAQEILKLNELAYILRDRKFKNGAISFESTEVKFKLDEAGKPIGVYVKERKDAHKLIEDYMLLANRKVAEFIAKKTKGKDKLTFVYRVHDSPNMETLNTFATFASRFGYKINTKSDKEIAKSLNNLMADVEGKKEQNILTSLAIRSMAKAIYSTKKTSHYGLAFEYYTHFTSPIRRYPDVMAHRLLQTYLDGGKSADMEFYEVACVHSSAMEKRAADAERASIKYKQAEYLENNIGTEYKGIISGVTEWGMYVEIEENKCEGMIRLRDISDDFYVLDEKNYCIVGQRKKKKYQLGDEVMIRVKKVDLSKRQIDFTLIPD; encoded by the coding sequence ATGGCAAAGAAAAAATCGGCAAGTATAAAATTAGTTCTGAATCAATTGGTTAGTGATGTTTTTGAAAAAAACAATAATCAGCTGCTTAATTACAAGCAGGTTTCGGCCAAATTAAATTTGAACGATCAGGAATCAAGAGAAACCATTCTCGAGATCTTAAAAGAAGGGAAAAGTGCAGGGATTTTCTTAGAACCAGAAAAAGGTAAATTTAAACTTAAAGAACTGCAGAACTTCATTATCGGTACGGTTGATATGACTGCCGATGGATCAGCATACATCATTCCGGAAGATGAATTTGAGAAAGATGTTTTTGTAGCTCCACGAAAACTCAAAAATGCATTGCATGGTGATACTGTAAAGGCTTATGTTTTTGCAAAGAAAAGCGGTCGTAAAAACGATGGAGAAGTTGTCGAAATCCTTAAAAGAGCAAAATCAGATTTCACAGGTGTTATCAAGATATCAGATCGCTTCGCATTTGTAATTGCGGACGATAAAAAAATGATGCATGATATTTTTGTGCCCCTGGCCGATACCCACGAAGCCAAAAACGGTCAGCGTGTATTGGTAACCTTATCAGATTGGCCTGAAAGTGCAAAAAATCCAATCGGAATTGTTAAACACGTACTGGGTAACCAGGGCGAGAACAATACCGAAATGAATGCTATTTTAGCACAGTATGGTTTTCCATTAGAATTTCCACCACAGGTAGAACGCGAAGCCAATGCCATTCCTGAAGAAATTCCTGCAGCAGAAATTGCAAAAAGAAAAGATTTTAGAAAAGTATTAACTTTTACCATAGATCCGGCAGATGCGAAAGATTTCGATGATGCCATCTCTTATCAAAAACTTCCTAACGGAAATCACGAAATTGGGGTACATATTGCTGATGTTTCACATTATGTAATCCAGGGAACTGATTTAGATAAAGAAGCATATAGTCGCGCCACTTCCGTTTATCTTGTCGATCGCGTAATCCCCATGCTACCTGAGCGCTTAAGCAACGGCGTATGTTCACTTCGCCCCCATGAAGATAAATTGTGTTTTGCAGCCGTTTTTGAACTGGATGAGCAGGCGAACATCCAGTCTGAATGGTATGGCAGAACAGTAATCCACTCAGACAGAAGATTTAGTTACGAAGAGGCGCAGGAAGTAATTGAGAATAAGGAAGGTGATTATGCTCAGGAAATATTAAAACTTAACGAATTAGCCTATATCCTTCGCGACCGTAAATTCAAAAACGGCGCCATCAGTTTCGAAAGTACCGAAGTTAAATTCAAACTGGATGAAGCGGGCAAACCCATTGGTGTTTACGTAAAAGAGCGTAAAGATGCCCATAAACTGATTGAAGACTACATGCTTTTAGCCAACCGTAAAGTTGCCGAATTTATCGCCAAGAAAACTAAAGGAAAAGACAAACTGACCTTTGTTTATCGTGTGCACGATTCGCCAAACATGGAAACTTTAAATACTTTTGCAACTTTTGCTTCGCGCTTCGGTTACAAAATCAACACCAAATCGGATAAAGAGATTGCCAAATCGCTGAACAATTTAATGGCCGATGTGGAGGGCAAAAAAGAACAGAACATTTTAACTTCGCTGGCCATCCGGTCAATGGCAAAAGCAATTTATTCGACTAAAAAAACCAGTCATTATGGTCTGGCTTTCGAATATTATACCCACTTTACTTCCCCTATCCGGCGTTATCCCGATGTAATGGCACACAGGCTTTTACAAACTTACTTAGACGGCGGTAAATCAGCCGACATGGAGTTTTACGAAGTCGCCTGCGTACATTCTTCGGCTATGGAGAAGAGGGCCGCAGATGCCGAACGAGCCTCTATTAAATATAAACAAGCCGAATACTTAGAAAATAATATCGGTACGGAGTACAAAGGGATTATTTCTGGCGTTACCGAGTGGGGAATGTATGTAGAAATTGAAGAGAATAAATGTGAAGGCATGATTCGTTTAAGAGACATATCAGATGATTTTTACGTACTTGATGAGAAAAACTACTGTATTGTAGGCCAACGCAAAAAGAAAAAATACCAACTTGGAGATGAAGTGATGATCAGGGTGAAAAAAGTAGATCTTTCCAAACGTCAAATCGATTTTACCTTAATTCCTGATTAA
- a CDS encoding polyprenyl synthetase family protein, whose product MHTTEQLQQILDNAIQNLKLPDHPKQLYDPITYIINLGGKRIRPLLVLMATELFGEDANESVHAAMAIEIFHNFTLVHDDIMDNAPLRRGQATVHEKWSANVAILSGDVMMVEANKNLAKVNPIFLKDVLDTFNATAQGVCEGQQLDMEFESRDDVSIEEYINMIRLKTAVLLGGALKLGAIIAGASEKDADLIYQFGENIGIAFQLQDDILDVYADPEKFGKQVGGDIIANKKTFLLLKAFELADGETRASLDTWTASKEFNTQEKIDTVRQVYDTLDIQDIAKESMNNYLSKALAVFAQISVSKERKSNLLTLTDQLMAREH is encoded by the coding sequence ATGCATACTACAGAACAATTACAGCAGATTTTAGATAACGCAATACAAAATTTAAAGCTTCCGGATCATCCTAAGCAGCTTTACGATCCGATTACTTATATCATTAATCTTGGAGGAAAAAGGATAAGGCCATTATTGGTTTTAATGGCGACAGAGTTATTTGGCGAAGATGCTAACGAATCAGTTCACGCAGCGATGGCCATCGAGATTTTTCATAATTTTACGCTTGTTCATGACGACATTATGGATAATGCGCCATTGCGCAGAGGCCAGGCTACCGTGCATGAAAAATGGAGCGCTAACGTGGCTATTTTAAGTGGCGATGTAATGATGGTAGAGGCCAATAAAAATCTGGCTAAAGTAAATCCGATCTTTCTTAAAGATGTGTTGGATACTTTTAATGCTACAGCTCAGGGAGTTTGCGAGGGCCAACAGTTGGATATGGAATTTGAAAGCCGTGATGATGTGAGTATTGAAGAATATATCAATATGATCAGGTTAAAAACTGCGGTGCTTTTGGGCGGTGCGCTAAAGCTTGGAGCAATTATCGCCGGTGCTTCAGAAAAAGATGCAGACTTAATTTATCAGTTTGGCGAAAATATCGGCATTGCTTTTCAGCTACAGGATGATATTTTAGACGTTTACGCTGATCCGGAAAAATTCGGAAAACAGGTTGGTGGTGATATTATAGCCAACAAAAAAACATTTCTGCTATTAAAGGCATTCGAGCTTGCCGATGGAGAAACCAGAGCATCATTAGATACCTGGACAGCATCCAAAGAATTTAACACCCAGGAAAAGATAGATACAGTGCGCCAGGTTTACGATACCTTGGATATTCAGGATATCGCTAAAGAAAGCATGAACAATTACCTCAGCAAAGCGCTGGCCGTATTTGCGCAGATTAGTGTGAGTAAAGAAAGAAAATCAAATCTCTTAACGCTTACTGATCAGTTAATGGCAAGAGAGCATTAA
- the rpmA gene encoding 50S ribosomal protein L27 — MAHKKGAGSSKNGRESHSKRLGIKIFGGQLAIAGNILVRQRGTKHHPDKGVGIGRDHTLFALVDGTVIFRKKQDNKSYVSILPITEAEIEAAIAKAPVAKKAVAKKEVVAEEAAPVKKAPAKKAAKKDETTEEAAPAE, encoded by the coding sequence ATGGCACACAAAAAAGGAGCCGGTAGTTCGAAAAACGGACGTGAATCGCATAGTAAGCGTTTAGGTATTAAAATTTTCGGTGGGCAATTAGCTATCGCTGGAAACATTTTAGTACGTCAACGTGGAACAAAACACCACCCTGATAAAGGTGTTGGTATTGGTAGAGACCACACTTTATTTGCTTTAGTTGATGGTACTGTAATTTTCAGAAAGAAACAAGATAACAAATCTTATGTTTCTATCCTTCCTATCACTGAAGCTGAAATCGAAGCAGCAATAGCGAAAGCACCAGTTGCTAAAAAAGCGGTTGCAAAGAAAGAAGTTGTAGCTGAAGAAGCTGCTCCAGTTAAAAAAGCACCAGCTAAAAAAGCTGCTAAAAAAGACGAAACTACTGAAGAAGCTGCACCTGCAGAATAA
- the rplU gene encoding 50S ribosomal protein L21, with protein sequence MYAIVNIAGQQFKVAKDQHLFVHRLQGDEGASIEFDNVLLVDNGGAITVGAPAVKGAKVSAKIVSHLKGDKVIIFHKKRRKGYKKKNGHRQFFTKIQISDITL encoded by the coding sequence ATGTACGCAATAGTAAATATAGCAGGGCAGCAATTTAAAGTTGCTAAAGACCAGCACCTTTTTGTACACAGATTACAAGGAGATGAAGGCGCTAGTATTGAATTTGATAATGTATTGTTGGTTGACAACGGTGGTGCAATTACTGTAGGTGCTCCTGCAGTTAAAGGTGCTAAAGTTTCAGCTAAGATCGTATCTCATTTAAAAGGTGATAAAGTAATTATTTTCCACAAAAAACGTAGAAAAGGTTACAAAAAGAAAAATGGTCACCGCCAGTTTTTCACTAAGATTCAGATTTCTGACATCACTCTATAA
- a CDS encoding GLPGLI family protein, whose translation MKPILIICLATVLSFSVKAQNPDKAMARIRYTFIHISDTTQRDKPHTENMLLVTGKNASVYTSYDKLNQALNTQKQIQEQMKNQAGNSNIKIEVKSEMKVPLTQEDYFFFANEHKMITKERLFNNYLIEETAPQIDWKILKDTMSFSGIACQKATATFKGRKWVAWFATEIPFQSGPWKLNGLPGLIIEAYDEKKEVKFTFAGLENVKDDANQTNSGEDGKIVTPNGTGVVKMVGIDISTAYLGSEIKLPVDAIKTTRKELDKLKAARDKDPQGFMQTQMAASGMQGSFKANPAPRPTGGTAVGKPEINNPIEIPGKK comes from the coding sequence ATGAAACCAATCTTAATTATCTGTTTAGCAACAGTACTAAGCTTTTCAGTAAAAGCCCAAAACCCTGATAAAGCCATGGCAAGAATAAGATACACTTTTATCCACATAAGTGATACTACCCAAAGGGATAAACCACACACTGAAAATATGCTGCTTGTAACCGGAAAAAATGCTTCTGTATACACCAGTTATGATAAGCTTAACCAAGCGTTAAATACCCAGAAGCAGATTCAGGAACAAATGAAAAATCAAGCAGGCAACTCCAATATCAAAATCGAGGTGAAAAGCGAAATGAAAGTTCCATTAACACAGGAAGATTATTTCTTTTTTGCAAATGAGCATAAAATGATTACCAAAGAGCGCTTATTTAATAATTACCTGATTGAAGAAACTGCTCCACAAATTGACTGGAAAATTTTAAAAGACACCATGAGTTTTTCAGGGATAGCCTGCCAGAAAGCAACAGCAACCTTTAAAGGTAGAAAATGGGTTGCCTGGTTTGCCACAGAAATACCTTTTCAAAGCGGTCCGTGGAAATTAAACGGGTTGCCAGGTTTGATTATAGAGGCTTATGATGAGAAAAAAGAAGTAAAATTTACCTTCGCTGGTCTTGAAAACGTAAAAGACGATGCCAACCAAACAAACTCAGGTGAAGATGGCAAAATTGTAACGCCCAATGGCACAGGTGTGGTAAAAATGGTGGGGATAGATATAAGTACCGCATATCTGGGATCAGAGATTAAATTACCTGTGGATGCCATAAAAACTACCCGCAAGGAGCTGGACAAACTTAAAGCCGCAAGAGATAAAGACCCTCAAGGTTTTATGCAGACCCAAATGGCCGCAAGTGGCATGCAAGGTTCTTTTAAGGCTAATCCTGCTCCACGCCCGACTGGAGGTACAGCTGTCGGTAAACCAGAGATCAACAACCCAATCGAAATTCCAGGGAAGAAATGA